From the genome of Ptychodera flava strain L36383 chromosome 13, AS_Pfla_20210202, whole genome shotgun sequence:
TTCATTCCCCAATGTAAAAAACCAGGCAACCCTCTAAATTAGCGAACAGAAACGCCTTTACTCTGTTTCGAAAGAAAATTTATCTACGAGTCACACGAAGGTTAATGCACCCAGCGGTCATTGAGTCATCtgtaaaattataaattagaACAAAAAGATCTCAATTATATGTCGATTTGCATACAAACCGGGCACATACCATATTGGCGGCAAATACACGCGGTAATAACGATTTACGAGGATGTTTACGAAATCTGGACGAAAAGAACATATGTCTAAATGTCTTTAAATTAATATTGGATAATACTTCATGGGGAAACATGAACGTGATTGGTTTGTATCGTGTCACAGTGACTTTCAAATATTGTGACATGAAAATGGAAGATGAAGAGCTGTATCGATGTTTATGATGAGATGAATTGTTTATTCAATTCATATCATCTATCACATGATTGAAATCACGCGTTTTATGTCTCGTATACTTTGGGGGGGGGATATCAGCTGTGGAGGTTTTGGGCCACTAAACGACAGGTACAATGTCAGATATCGTAAACAAGCTAGTGAAAGGAATTCACAAGTGTTGAAATGTTAGATTTATATCTTAGATGAAACTTACATGTTTATCATAAAGATTTCGTGTGAACGATAGatgtaaattttatcaaaactcGAATCACACTGCCGATGCATGAATAAACCGTACAGTTAGGATTTGCTTTTGGCTCCACGATTTTTTTTGAGTTGCAAATACTTAGTGATAATTCAGTTGACTTGTGAAATGCTTTGGGGACGATGCCAGTTTCCTTCTGTACGAATACAACTGACTCAGGAAAGCTTGGCCGTTGACAGTAAAAATAATGCATGTATGAACAACAAgcttactgttaatcgtgaatCAATACCGAACAGATCAGGTAACAAGATAAAAAAGCCACGGTTCTAAAATCCTCGATTGTAGGAAAggcattttcataaatgaaaGCACTTATAAAGTTTATTAAACTGTTATATATGATGTTGAAACAAAGATATGGTTTAGCttattatagtgacatgagGTCAAATTACACATTCTGTAAAAAGATGGAGCATATGATAACCTCTGATATGTCACTTTGGAAATAGAGACAAAAGGGAATACAATACACAGCGACAAAGAGATTACAAAATCGAAAGCAAAGCAGAAAGATCATGTTAAGAGCGTTTATAACTGTCTTTTATTCGTAGAAATgctttttcaataaatttagcCGCATTTCAAACATTTCAGTATCTGGAATATTACTAACTAAAACGTAAGATACACATATTGCTCGTAAATCATCCtaacatgtacagtaaatcagAAAGTGAATCTCATTTTCAATAGAATTACTCTGACAATTAAAAAAGCCTAATTGTCATGGCGTAACTTTCCAGTTTCAATCTGTAGAGGCAGCATTCCAGCATGAATTAGTGCAATCAGTGATCGTTACAAACGAGATAGATTTAATATCAAGGAACATTCCGCTCCATATTTAGCTTTAAAGACATTTTACAGCTGCGACTCAGACTCAAGGATAGACAAATTCATTCTATTAACCATGgaaatataaatgtacactAAATTATccatatttaaattcaaaatatcaaaatattcaaaagatcTTACAAATCTCAAAATTCAATAAGAAAACTCTTTTTTTTGTAAGCCTTTTTTCATACAAAGTAACAAGTCTATTCTATAATGAACCATGTAGGCCAGTTTCGTGATTTCTACATGAATTCGTTGGCGTAAATCTGATAACTCCCAAAtaaactctgaatactatgttCTGAACAACGTAACATTTTTATGCTTTTCAAACCCCCAAACTGCACAACTGTAGTCTAATATTGGGGTCATATCTGCATTATATAATTTTGTATGAGATTCAAACCCAATATTTTTGAGAACTTAAACTTTTGAATTCAAAGCACCCAATGCTCCGTTGACGATTTGAGACAAAGCTTCAGAAGCTACAGAAATGGAGATAATCAACTGAATTTTCCccaatatgaaaatcaaatacactTCATGTGGTAATTTCTTTCTTGAAATGGACGACATTTGATTTGCTATTATTGATTAATAGACGCCACCGAGAGCACCAATTACTCACATGATCAAGCATGGATTGCATATCTGCTTCATTATAAGATATTACAACGATGTCATCGGCATATAATGGTATACATACATTATGGTCTTCAATAAATATACCTTTGCTCAATAATTGAAGCTCAGTCACTTGGTCATTAATATAGAATGCAAATAAGGAAGGAGACAAATTGTCCCCTCGTCAGACCCAATATTTGTGGCAAACCAATCTGTATACATATCATTAACCTTAACACAAAACATGATTCCAAAATACATCGCCTTTATGCTATTATCAATGCCACGAGTTATTAATTTAGACAGAAGTGCTAGTCTTGCTACATACAGTCAAAGGGTTTTTGTTTCAAATCAATAAAGGTAGCAGAAGTAGGAAGACCAGTTGACAATCTCTTCCTGATAATGATAGttaatgtaaaaatgtgaactcTACAGGATCTGTCACTCCAAAACCCGTTCTGTTCATCAACCAAAATGTTCTTCTATCAAAGTATTCCTTTATTCTATTGTTCAATAACGAGTTATACAACTTCGCTACAGCTTATTGCAAGCTTATATCCCTATAATTCAAAGGCACCTAAGCATCGCCACTTTTATTTTTGGGAATCGGAAATCAAATCCAGTCAGAAGGAATTTGACTAGAATcaaacaattttgaaagaacTGATGTACAAGGCAGCAGTATAGTAAAAGACCTCGAAAGTGTTATGACATCTAAgtcctgatttgcatatttcatggtAGTATTACAACAAaagcaacaacagcaacacaataATTGTTGTAATTGGGCTGTATATCAATAGTGAcggcatcaaatttgatgcatttggtacagatatattGCTTACACCAACATATGGGTTAACTTAAATACAAACACTATTATGCAAAATAATTGCTTGTAGAAGCTTGTAGAAAATTATATTATTGCAAGTCTGTATTTAGACtgaaagggtcgtaggtcgcagagCGCCCGCatgcgacggaatctttcagtctagtctGTATTCAGCATGATAATATACAATTTAATTGAGCACTTTCCAAAATGTTGCATAAATACAAATGCATGTTACTTGAGAAAGTTACATAACTCTATAATCAGTCAGTCGATTTAAGCGGTCAGCCATTGGGACTTTCTAACTTCCAGTGAACATACTCTTTTTCACTTTATGTACTTCTCTGAGTGCTTCATCTGTAGCTAACCGGAGTGTGTAACTTAACATGAGGTATTATACATGGCTAATTTGGGTTTACTAAAGGCTTTACACTGTCTTTGTAACTCTTTGTATTTTGCAATGCTAATATCACAGTGAATATTCTTTCATTGAACTAAGGCATTAGTAAATATATGTATTGGTTAATTTACAGTATAGGGAAAACAATGTTAAATTGTCTTCTAGACCTATCTGTCAATTACATTGGCTTAATTCGCCTACAATTAAGAAATTAACTACGTCGTTGAGATGCACAGTGAATCAATAACTGAGCAGCTAAATAAACTCAAAGTAATAACGTATGATCAGAGTTTCATTTTGTCGTTCATCCCTTCACTTTGGCCATAGACCCTTAAGGTCTATGCTTTGGCATATGCACAGAATACGTACAGTTAAGGTTCTACTCAGTActgcttaaggtagaatgcacctcggggacagaaattcaggccttcaaattttatcaattttcttctgacctaccacttgtgggggctcattttgaagctcttggcgaaagaaaagttttcaccgtcttagtttttcgaaactcgaaaattttattatttctcatagagttaacacagggatggcggccattttggatttcaaatgtcgagaaattacaagttatttgtctctctagtaccaaagtttgcacggtgacccctgatttttattcttgctttggtaagagaatggttgaaagtttcactgaggaaagtttgagcaaaagtttaagtctttcactttcgaggtgcatattaccttaaggagGAAGATAAATTGCAATAGGATTTAAAAGGAAAGGTTACGGTTTATAAGATCTGATATGCGTCTAATTATGTGTTTATTAACCGTGTGGCTTGTTGCTGTAGCCACACTTGTCCATGGCACGAACGAGACGTGCCAGCGTGGCCTTCGATCCTTCGGAGTCGATGTATTTTCTCACCATCTGATATGCTTGTTCTTCTGTACCTCTGTTATCGGCTTCAATAGTGTCGATGGCCGCGTCGGTGAGAAATGTACAGCCTAAGGCATTAAGCTGTTGCGCTACTTTTTCCATCGCTCACACCAACGAGCCTGCCGAACTCTAGATGTTGTTCTTTGGTTATTACTTGGTCGAGTGAGTCTAGGAGGGCGATAGAGAGACAAAACGGTTAAcgataataacacaaaataacGTATGATTGGAGAACATGATGCAACTGTTACGGTAACTTCTATCCCCATGGAGGGGGTCAACAGGCGTCACTTCGGGTGAAAATTGGAATTGTATGAACAACGTCCTCTGACCATTCTGATATCAACAGAATAAGATAACACTGCGTGGAAAATTGAGACTAATCTGCCTATGAATGTTATACGTGTAAAACATCTTTATCCAGTTTGTCATTGTAACTCACGATgctaaatatttttgtttttttataagTCAACGGTGGATTACAAAACTGCACGCTCTGTCCCGGCGATGGCAATGGCTGGGTACCCATGTTTGTTccgcaaaatttcaaagcagccGTTGCCAgggatttttcaacaaaaagacACCCTAATTTAGAGAAATATGAGGGAAAAATAAACCAAAAACACCCCCGTTTTGCAAAATTTACGAGAGGGAGAGAGAATTACAAATACAGTTACAGCTATCCCATGCCAAGTTGTGTAGAGCAATGAGATTGTTTATCACATCAATGTAGTACAGTATTGTTGTTTTGTAATAGCTTGCCTTCATTACGGCCTGCATAATCGTGACGAGTTTTGGTAAAAGAAGTAGTACACGATGACGTCATTATTTAAAacagaattttttaaagttaGCATTGGCATGGCTGTACAtttaagaaaattatttttcaccaGGCTTAAAAGAGATATTCTAATTCTTTCACGGACCAGCCTTTGAAAAAATGTcccattttcttgttttcatggAGCGCGGCAATAAAATAAACCAAGCCCCTTTTCCTCAATTTTGGGTTAACTAATGAGTTTCCGTTTTCCTTCAGAATGCCGTCACGTGGACGGTCTGTAAGACTACGTGAATCTTCTCACCATAATCCCGGATATCTTCAGCAGATGGACAAGTCTTCAAGTTCATGTTCGCCATTTTCTCACATAAATCAGCAACCCCCTGACCCTTTGCAATTGGAATCGACCCCTACAGTAGAGAATACAGTATATACAACTATTTCTGATTAAGTATCATTAGTAAGTGAGCAGCACCAAAAGTCGTGTTATCAGAAGTGTTGGCGACATTGATGTTTGATGTAGTACTGATGATGATTTGTATAAGTAATGGATATACGTCCCTCTTACCGACatctgccaaaaatattatttgcGGTAACATGCCCTTCAGAAATAGGTATGTCGATAGCTAAACAATGTTCataatgtcttttttttctcttccaAAGGAAAATGacgaattttcaaaaatgcttcTAATATGGATAttgaatcttttgaaaatgaaaagggCGAAGAAACCTATGAGACAGGTCAGTTACCGGAAACCCAAGATTTATTTCTACTTAAATGAGTGATAATAACAGGTAGATAACGTGGTTGTGTGTTGGTTGTAGCAGTTGGGGTGGTCGTGGTAGTAGAATCTATACAATAGTGGTAGTTGTGATGGCAGTGTAAATAAGAGTAGCAAATTATGGTTGTACGAACATTGATGAAGTGGTTCTGGCAGTAGTGGTGACAGTAGCTGCGTTGTGATAGACATATCTGACATACTGGTGTTAGTTGTAATGATGGTGGTAGTAGAAATAGATATCGGTAGCAGCAATGTTGatagtatttttaaaaaataagtaGTGTCGGACTTTGACGAAGAAGTGGCAATAAAAAGTCTTACAAAGTGATTGATTGTCAATTGCAATTTGAAAATATCGTTTAAATTTACTAAATTTATCCCTTATGTATATAAAGTTCTGTTGAGATGctcatgtaaaatgtaaataagACTAACGAAGAGTCTTACAAGATATGCTGATTTAGACTGCGTTCAACAATAACGGTGacggggctggaggaatcgcgattgaaatctttttttttttcaggacTCCCTCGACACCCTCAAAACATTTCAAGTCGCCCGTCTATATGACATGTATtgggcagttctgctcgcaaatgttttacactgctgttattagcagtttgcaGAGCCATATAGCTAAGGCGGATTCTTGAACTGATTCATTTTTatatgcatcagtggactttttggatttatcagtgtaAGGCTACTTGAGTTAATTATAATTAACTCTGGCTAGGTCAATGGCACCttttgaagagcacacaaaatgaaattcatgagtatacaaattgtgaattcctggctacattttgccaattgTGAAGAAATGTGCACTTAGACCtaccaaaaaatatttttcaaaaggtCAAGACATATGTgacttagatgctactcaaaattgacaatactggaaagttaaaatattacatgaaataaacattttaatctgtgaaattttggtgtaatcgaaaatttagtaaaaattgaataattccatttagtcacacatttaaTATTCGTTTAAAGTAGAATCTTTACAGTTCGAACTTTTACTTTGGTGTTATTTTaaaatgagaatgtgaaaatttaaaaatcaagCAAGATGACCCCACCTTTTTTCTTtagtatttgattattctcatatgccagaattcaaaaatccctgataactttcaagtctccttgtCTTCCACGTGTTACTGTcaggcctgatcttgtgtactaCAATTATGTTTCAATGTaagagcgtcatttgacccaaactctttctTCTACTACATaagagtcagagctgtctctgtcattacatgttcaggtatgcagtgacagtgacactgcagtagcagggtagtatctgatagtgacactacccgtaggcagtagctgtattaactttgataattttgacaatatttttgttcagtttatacaactgcgttcttgttctactccctacagcatgttgaattgtccagtattcagcttgctatcacagcgtGTGGATATGTACCCCGCATTTGTATCAATGACAAAttactttcagtctggactctaatttgATTATCATccaatacatttttgtatatacaggctttgtcgacaaagtGAATATTgcgtgtttcagcatgctgtatgTAAGAGACAGCAAAactgtttgatattttcatagaaatattgaaaaattatcag
Proteins encoded in this window:
- the LOC139147130 gene encoding uncharacterized protein, which produces MIELVFRSRTTATDFVTGFFESCKPKSALQTHLAVRITSCDILKAETLITSSAGIDAAVSLIGTGSIPIAKGQGVADLCEKMANMNLKTCPSAEDIRDYDSLDQVITKEQHLEFGRLVGVSDGKSSATA